AAAGAAGGAATATAAGGCAAAGTTCCATTAAATGTTTTTATATTTTTTCCATATCCAATATGCAAAGGAGCTTTTTGTTTTAATATTATTCTATATTTTTCATTCATTTTTTTCACCTTCATTTTTTGAATATTCAAATAATTTCTTTAATAAAAAAGTTTTTAACTTTAATTGAATTAATATTTCATTAAATATCTTGTTGAGAGATTCTTTTTCTTCAAAAGATCTTTTAAGAATGTTATCTGTATTATCTCCAAATATTTCTGTTACAATTTCATCTATTTTTTTTAGTAATATTTCTTTTATGCTCTTTAATTTTTTATTTTCCCCTGAACTTAAATAAATATAAAAATCAACTGGCCCATGAACCGAATTTATTATTATAGCCCTATTTATCCACGCATAAAAAGCTTTTAATTTTTCTTCATCACTTTTTAAAAATTCATTTTCTATTATTTGATTTACAATTTCTGAAATTTTTTGTGATATTGGTATAATTTCAATATTCATTTTCACACCTCACTAACCAATTCCAAGGATCCAAATCCTCTTGTTGTCATACCACCTATCCCAAACTCTTTTATACCTTCAAAACCCCGATTTATAACATCTGATATTTCAAACTTTGAATATTTTTTATCGAAAGGCATTTTTGAATTTATCTCTAAATAAAAATATGTATTTTCCGGTATTGCTTCATATGTGAATAATGCTCCGTCTATAGCAATATGATTTTCAAGCGATACAGACGTACGAACTTCCAACATTTTATTTATGAAATAACTAAACATTTTTTCATCTAAAATAATTATTTGTTCCAATGCTATATCGGAAATTTTAATATTTATATCTTCTTTTAAAACTTTAATATCTTTTATATATATATTATCTATTAATATATTTCTCATTTTCTCTGAAAAAATATCATCTTTAGAATTTTCTTTGTCAATAACCTTATAAAACATTTCTATTGTTGTAATGTACATAATTCCATAATTAGTCTTTACAGGAAACAATATTATTTCCGCATCATTTATTTTTAAATTTCCTTGTTTTGATTTTCCATATAATGTATATCCAAAATTTTGGCATATTGGGCAATCATCATGTCCACAGTATAAGCTCTTATAATTTTCTTTATCTATATTTGCACCACCACATGAAGCTTTTTCTACTTTTATTGCAGAATATCCTCTTAAGGCTCCAGATAATGCAGTTCCAGGAATATATGGAATTTCACTATGAACTTTTCTTATTATTGTGTTGTCCACTCTTCCCAATCTAACCCCACCTGTTCCTATATGAATAGGATTTATAGATTTTAATATATATTCTTTTTTATAAATACTCATCTTTTATCCTCCTCATAATTAATATTTTCATATATTCTCATATATAATTCAATAAAGTCAAAAAAAACACCATTTTTCACGCTATAAATGACATCGTCTTTATGATTTTTTACACCATTATCAAATGATTTTATGATTATTGCTTCAATCAGCTTTTGGTCAAATAACAAATCATTCTGGTTTAATTTTTCCCTTTCATCATCAAGCTCTTTCATGTAATTCATAAAGAACATTTCCAGTTGTTTTATTCCGGTTTTACTTATACTTTTCTTTTTTAATAGATTTTTTAATGCTTCAAATATATTATCTTTTCTTGTTAAATAATTTATATAGACAGGTCGTTCAAGATTTATTCCATAATATGTATTTTTTATAAATTTATTATCTTTTTTCTTTAATGAGATTGTTGAAATTCTTTTCATTGTATCTAAATATTCGAAATCAAAGTAAGAAGGATAATATATAACTTTTTCTTCAGATTTTAATTCTTTATATGTTTTTATTTTTGGATTAATTATGTTCTCATTAATTTTTATATAAGAATCTATTCCTGTTTTTGTTATATCTGTTTTTACAAGAAATGTTCTTATTATCGATTCTATATCTTCATTTACAGCAGCTTTTATATTTTTTTCGGAAACCTTTACGCTCTCTGAAAATTTGAATAGATCTTTTTCCATAGTAAATATTGTTTCATTATTTTTAACTTCATTAAATTTTACAATTTTAGGATTTTTATATAATTTTTTGTTATTTTCTTCAAATCGTCTGAGACCCTCGTATACTCTTATAAATGGTGTAGAATCTTTATAAAACAAAACGTTTACATATATTGGAAGCATATGTTTTACTACAGAAAAATATTCTTCATATTTTTCTTGAATTTTCACTAAAATATCCTCAATATAGTTTGAAGGTAATAATAATATCATCTTTTCATGATCTTTTATTATTTCAAATATGTTCTCTTCAGAAGGAAGAATTTTTTTAATTTCATCTTTTATTATATTCATAAAATCTTTTGATATATCTATTATCCTTTGTATCCTTGCTGGTGATGGGAGAATAGAAATTAATGATTTAAAAAAAGATATATTCTCATACTTTGAAAAAAAACTATTTTTATTTTTATTTATAAAAGTATCTTCAAAATCTAAAACTTCTAATAATTTATTTTTATTATTATCAAAAAATTCAAAATTTCCCATTTTTATATAATATATTTTCTTTTTTGTTTCACCTCTCGTTTTTTCTTCATCATTTATTTTTTTTAATATTTTTTTAAATTTATTTATATTATTTTTATCTGACTTTGTTATTGATTCAAATTCTTGTTTGATATTTTTATAATATTTATTTATAAATCTCGTAGTTATAAATTTTCCATTTAACCAATTTTCAAGCCCTAAATCTATTCTTAGAGCTGCAATTGTTCCGTTTTTTGGATTTTTATAATAGTCAAGAGAATATTTATTGGTATCCTTTACATGATTTCTTTTTCTATCGTTACATTGATGGCATCTTTCTCCAGATGAAACAATATTTACATGGCAATTTGGACAAAATTTGATATTATCTTTGTTGTTTACATCTAATTTGAATTTTTTATTATATATAGGAAATGATATTTTTTTTGCAAACGTTGCAGCATTGGTAAATATTCTAGTTTCTCTTGAAAGTTCTATATGCCAACCACTATAATTCATTGAATCATATTTATCTAGTAATGATCTTATTTCTCTTTTTACGCATTCAAAAAAATCGTTATTATTAATATTAGGATAAGAAAATAAAACTGTATTAGAATCTTCATAAATAAGATTTCCAAATAACAACTCTTCTTCTATATATCTCTTTAACTCCTTTTTTATTACATTTATTTCATTAATATATGCTTTAATATCAACAGGCTTATATGCATTTTTTATTAATTGTTCTGTTCCTAAATATATACCAAATATTTTAAAAGGATATACTTTTTTATAAAGTTCTCCTTCATTCAAAATTTTTCTTGCAAAAGCAAATGTTTTTGCCATAGTTCCCACATAGTATGAATGATCATATAATGTTACATCATTTAATGGAAATCTTGTTTCTCCCAACAAGTTCTTTCCATAGTTTTCTAAATTTTCTAGTATTATATTTCTCACTTTTTTAAATTTTTCATTGACTATATCTTCTTCTGATAAACCATCATTTATTGATTTTATAAAATCTTTTAATTTTTCTGTATAATTATCACTTTCATCCAAAAATATTTTTTTCTCATATTTTCCAAATGAATTTATTATATAGTTTTGCCCTTTAGTTGATGTGTTACTTTTTTCCATTGCAGATGAAATGTTATCTGATTTTATCAACAATTCTAATTCTTTATTGCTCGCAATATTCGAGTCAGGATAGTGATGATTTTCTATTAATTCTTTTAAAGATATATTCTCAGTTATTCCAACTTTTTCTTCTAATAACTTATTAAAATTCTCAAAATTTGAAAATTTTAATTCATATTTTTCTTTGAATATATCTCTATTATGATAAAATTTTCTTGTTATTTTTTCAGAATTAGATAACACAAATCTTTCATCCATTTTTCCTATATCATGTAAAAAACCTGATAGTTCCATTAATAGAATATATTTTTCATCATCCTCATTCAAGCTATAATTTTTACATAAATCCTCCATAATTCCCACCTCAACTTTCTTTGTCAAATAATGTCACTGGTTCATCTTCCCAGAAAAGCTGTAAAGCCAATCCTAAAGCTGTGCTCAACAATACAAACATTAAAAACTGTATTATAGAAGTTTTATCTATATATTTTAATCTATCAAAAATTTCATTTAATTTATATATTCTAAGAAATTTTAAAAAATATACGCCTAAAGATAAAGGAAAAGACCATGAAAATATTGCTAATTTAAGCTTATATTTTTTCCATTTTATTTTGTGAAGAGACTTTTTACGAGTTATATAATAAACCATTAAGCATATCACGATACAAGTAAATAAAAATGTTAAGGAAGTAGCTATAATATTGTATTCATTTTTTAATGGAGTGTATGCATATATAGTTAATTCGTCTAATAATCTCCAAAATTCATCCCCAACAGCTATTAATAATATTCCTGCCATCATGGAAACACCTATCTTTAAGGTAGAATAAATAAAATTAATATACTTTTCGAATATAGTAGTATGTAATCCAGAAAATTTAAATCTCTTGAATAACCAATTATTTATATCTGTTTTAAAGATTTCATTTTTATCAAATGGTTCTAATCGTTCTTCATAGATCTTTTTTATATCTTCTTCAATATTTTTTTCAATATCCTCATCTCTAATTAAATTTGACATCTCAAGCAATATTAAATAAATTGTCTCTAATTTTTCTATAATTATATATCCATATGCTTTTAAAACCTGAATCTGATAATATTGCAAATATTCAGAAGAATTTTTTATAATTCTATTTAACTCTGTTTTTAATTTTTCAATACTTTCTTTAGCCATAAATATACTTTTTTTCGATGATAATGCATCATAAAACTCTTCTTCATATAATTCCAAAACTTCTTCACGAATTATCTGTTTTTCATAAAATTCGTCTTCATAATCACGTAATTTTTTATTTTCATTTTCGAACTTTTCTAAAAAGAAATTAAAAAATTTCGCCATCGAATTTTCTTCAAAAAATAAAGGCTTAATATTTTCACTATTTTCACACAAATTCGAGTTATTATATCTATTTGTTTCGATTTGATAATAATATATTTTATACAGATCTTTTTTTATCATTTTAGCTATATTATCGGAAAAATTTTTTTCATCATTATTTTTTCCATATTTTATACTAACAAAATTTTCATCTTGAAGCTGCTCTTTTTCTTTATTAAAAATCTCTTCATTTCTTACGCTAACAAATTCATTATATTTATCTGAATAATGATCAATAAAAACTTTTTCAAGAACTTTTTTTACCTGATTTTCTAATAAAAACTTATCTTTACACTGAAATTCAATTTCCTCAAATATTTTTTTTAAAAGATTATCTTTTATCATAATGTTTTGGTTTTTTTTACAGTATATTTTGATTGCATAAATTGCTGAAAGATAATAACTCTCCTCAAATATCTTAAATTTTTCATACATGCTTAAAGCACTTCTTTGTAAATCCCTATTTAAAATATTAAAAAATCCCTTTGTTTTTAATTCGTGAATTATTTGAAAATTTCTAATATAATTTATCCACATTTTTTCCTTTCCTATTAATTTTAACAATTGCAATATTTGCCTTTCACATCCAATAACATCACCATTTTTTAAATCATGAAAAAAATCGTTTAAAACCATTTTTGATTGGTATATATATTTATCATTTTTATCTTTTTTTTCATTTTCTTCATTTTCTTTATTTTTTTCATTTTTAAATTTTTCATATAATATTATTGCTATACTATATAAAAATCTTTTTGAAAGTACATTTACTTTTTCTGATTTGATAATTTTAAATATTTCAACGTAGAGATCCAGAAGTGTTTTCAAATCATATTGTGATTTAGAAGATTCTTTTCCATAAGTTAATAGAGAAACATAAATTTTTATAAGATGAGACAATTCTTTTGTTTGAATAAATTTATATAATAACGCTTTTAGCATATAACCATTTAATTTTTCACTTTCTTCCAATGAAAAATAATATTCAAAATCCTGAATATTGTTAATTTGATAATCAAGATATCCATTTTTATATTTTTTATTTATTTGTTGCATATATTCATCAGTATAGATTTTTATATCATTGATTATTTCTTTATTTTCTTCATTTAATTCATAAGCATATTTGATTCCTAAAACAGTTAATCCAATGAATTTTTCTTTCTTCTTTAAATGTTTAATTATTTCTTTTTTTCTTTTATCTTTCTTTATTGACAATCCGGCTGGTAATGTATAGGGAAA
This sequence is a window from Marinitoga hydrogenitolerans DSM 16785. Protein-coding genes within it:
- the cmr4 gene encoding type III-B CRISPR module RAMP protein Cmr4, with amino-acid sequence MSIYKKEYILKSINPIHIGTGGVRLGRVDNTIIRKVHSEIPYIPGTALSGALRGYSAIKVEKASCGGANIDKENYKSLYCGHDDCPICQNFGYTLYGKSKQGNLKINDAEIILFPVKTNYGIMYITTIEMFYKVIDKENSKDDIFSEKMRNILIDNIYIKDIKVLKEDINIKISDIALEQIIILDEKMFSYFINKMLEVRTSVSLENHIAIDGALFTYEAIPENTYFYLEINSKMPFDKKYSKFEISDVINRGFEGIKEFGIGGMTTRGFGSLELVSEV